A single Primulina eburnea isolate SZY01 chromosome 11, ASM2296580v1, whole genome shotgun sequence DNA region contains:
- the LOC140804729 gene encoding uncharacterized protein isoform X1, with product MRYDYETCYDSITRRFISPIEPQQIDYDYQPGDAYFRRIIRDETSNLKNLFGGLSVDDQPREALAEIVKKTIQTCDLLYEMSFRTPEQQHHHARSSNRRRRLRDDDVADEPSFSTPDWRQSMSTQSPTTQSWSHSSHVDDPSHGTTTQLPVTLGWASTSHVDDPSHGTTTQLPLTLGWASTSHGEGTSHGDSVFRAPLHS from the exons AtgagatatgattatgaaacatGTTATGATTCTATAACTCGACGTTTCATATCTCCTATAGAGCCTCAACAAATCGATTACGATTATCAGCCCGGAGATGCATATTTCAGACGTATAATT agAGATGAGACATCAAATTTGAAGAATTTGTTTGGAGGACTCTCTGTTGATGATCAACCGCGTGAAGCATTAGctgaaattgttaaaaaaactaTCCAGACCTGTGATTTACTGTATGAAATGTCCTTTAGAACACCCGAGCAACAACATCATCATGCTAGGTCTTCAAACAGAAGGCGACGACTGAGAGATGATGATGTAGCCGATGAACCATCATTCTCGACCCCTGACTGGCGACAAAGCATGAGTACACAATCTCCGACGACTCAATCCTGGTCTCACAGCTCACATG TGGATGATCCTTCGCATGGTACGACTACACAGTTGCCCGTAACTCTTGGTTGGGCTTCCACTTCACATG TGGATGATCCTTCGCATGGTACGACTACACAGTTGCCCCTAACTCTTGGTTGGGCTTCCACTTCACATG GAGAGGGTACTTCGCATGGAGATTCTGTGTTTCGAGCTCCACTTCATTCCTAG
- the LOC140805737 gene encoding protein ENHANCED DOWNY MILDEW 2-like isoform X1 has protein sequence MAPPDEEDKTVPCSVSDYEFVADEDSPISFAKLPLCWNKAESPSRNQKKFFLRGTTDRRIRNIYKQVIAWRFDISFEKPKISVFSKEGYWIELLKPRNSFAKYIRKILITVHSLHFMKWNPKRSWRALWDHLSNVLSMSTYQPSVDDLVDHFSLITETVKRDETLAKCEHLIAFLKEKPRKIKPSIKHSCITPKRASAGKDGIGKNDDDESGEDDVCSICDNGGRLLVCEGKCLRSFHPTVEDGADSSCPSLGYTEAEYEAIEKVEFYCKNCEIKQHQCFGCGNLGSSDELSGAEVFRCVNGACGYFYHPHCVAKLLHPGDEAAAEEHRKKIAGGKQFACPRHICHRCKELEVSAVRDLLFAICRRCPRSYHIKCLPRKIAFEEDVDVSKGIVQRAWEGLIPNNRILIYCLKHDIDLKTLTPVRNHIKFPVSEPVESSRGQIVDEELENSRNVELIVKMADNSLNLDPDKKKRILTVMKNASSSVTLEKLIENQIAPSALAQASPFDVDFTSGKEECSVEALHAALQKLEGGGSGDDAKAFCGTDILFQVMNWKIVDKLHWYVQDGDMVVNFCCGSSDFSCFMKKKLNEVGKSCSYKNYDILQAKNDFNFERKDWMEVRPDELLEGSRLIMGLHPPFGTGGELDDKFINKALEFMPKLLILIAPRGKQRLDNEDFPYDLIWEDDKMFIGNSFYIPEPGDINGEQLEDLNVNAPILHLWSSPDWTQKHKAIARMHGHSSETRTDLDPKEKQDLAHIETLEQETMLTTEESCTSYSSGSGGEKNQALACENGLPGENPNMFSGVKRKRPPSDMVSDEDRSNSASNRSISDPSSPNKSPNGKIVKSSDSIQSKASLTNGSKEPKPQIRVRPLGFASGPCLPFSPQNSAGWLEE, from the exons ATGGCACCTCCAGATGAAGAGGATAAAACAGTGCCATGCAGTGTGTCAGACTATGAATTTGTTGCTGACGAGGATTCTCCCATTTCATTTGCCAAGTTACCACTCTGCTGGAATAAAGCTGAGAGTCCCAGCAGAAaccaaaagaaattttttttacgtGGGACCACTGATCGTCGAATTCGAAACATCTATAAGCAGGTTATAGCTTGGAGATTTGATATTTCATTTGAGAAACCTAAGATCTCTGTGTTTTCTAAAGAAGGTTACTGGATCGAGCTTTTGAAACCTAGGAATTCCTTTGCGAAGTACATCAGGAAAATCTTGATCACTGTGCATAGCCTGCACTTTATGAAATGGAATCCAAAAAGATCTTGGAGGGCATTGTGGGATCATTTATCAAACGTGCTCAG CATGTCCACGTATCAGCCTTCCGTGGATGATCTGGTAGACCACTTCTCTTTGATTACAGAAACTGTGAAGAGGGACGAAACATTGGCAAAATGCGAG CATTTAATTGCATTTCTCAAGGAGAAGCCCCGGAAGATCAAACCTTCTATCAAG CATTCCTGCATTACTCCAAAGCGTGCTTCTGCGGGTAAAGATGGGATTGGTAAAAATGATGACGATGAGTCGGGGGAAGATGATGTTTGTTCAATTTGTGATAATGGTGGAAGACTGCTCGT TTGTGAAGGGAAGTGCCTTAGGTCATTCCATCCAACTGTGGAAGATGGTGCTGATTCTTCATGTCCATCTCTAGGTtacactgaggcagaatatgaA GCAATTGAAAAGGTTGAATTTTATTGTAAAAATTGCGAGATTAAGCAACATCAATGCTTCGGCTGTGGGAATTTGGGATCTTCTGATGAGTTATCTGGAGCTGAG GTCTTTCGTTGTGTCAACGGAGCTTGTGGTTACTTTTACCATCCACATTGTGTTGCAAAACTTCTTCATCCTGGAGATGAGGCTGCCGCAGAAGAGCACCGGAAAAAGATAGCTGGGGGCAAACAGTTTGCATGCCCTCGACACATATGTCACAGGTGCAAGGAATTAGAAGTAAGTGCAGTTCGTGATTTGCTGTTTGCCATTTGTCGTCGATGCCCTCGCTCATACCACATAAAATGTTTGCCAAG AAAGATTGCATTTGAAGAGGATGTGGATGTGAGCAAAGGTATTGTGCAAAGGGCTTGGGAGGGGCTTATTCCTAATAATCGAATACTAATTTACTGTTT AAAACATGATATAGACTTAAAAACATTGACACCGGTCAGAAACCACATAAAATTCCCAGTGTCTGAACCAGTGGAGTCTTCGAGGGGGCAAATTGTTGATGAGGAATTGGAGAATTCTCGAAATGTTGAGCTCATTGTGAAGATGGCAGACAATTCATTGAATCTCGATCCTGATAAAAAGAAAAG AATATTGACTGTGATGAAAAATGCCTCATCCTCAGTAACGCTTGAAAAATTAATAGAAAATCAAATAGCACCATCAGCACTTGCACAAGCTTCACCATTTGATGTGGACTTCACCTCGGGGAAGGAGGAGTGTTCTGTTGAG GCTTTACATGCTGCGCTGCAAAAATTGGAGGGAGGAGGCAGTGGTGATGATGCCAAAGCTTTTTGTGGGACTGATATTCTGTTTCAGGTGATGAACTGGAAG ATAGTTGATAAGCTTCATTGGTATGTTCAAGACGGTGACATG GTTGTAAACTTTTGTTGCGGGTCAAGCGATTTCAGCTGTTTTATGAAGAAGAAGCTGAATGAAGTGGGAAAGAGCTGCTCATATAAAAACTATGACATTCTACAAGCTAAG AATGATTTCAACTTTGAAAGAAAGGATTGGATGGAAGTAAGACCGGATGAATTACTAGAAGGGTCACGGTTG ATCATGGGGTTGCATCCACCTTTTGGAACTGGTGGAGAACTTGATGATAAATTCATTAATAAAGCTCTCGAGTTTATGCCCAAACTTCTGATCCTTATTGCTCCTCGGGGGAAGCAGCG GTTAGATAATGAGGACTTTCCGTACGATTTGATTTGGGAGGATGATAAAATGTTTATTGGCAAT TCATTTTATATACCTGAACCTGGCGATATAAATGGAGAACAACTTGAAGATTTGAATGTGAATGCACCAATACTTCATCTTTGGAGTAGTCCGGATTGGACCCAAAAACACAAAGCTATTGCTAGAATGCACGGTCACTCGTCAGAAACTCGGACAGACCTAGATCCTAAGGAAAAGCAAGACTTGGCACATATTGAAACCCTGGAACAGGAGACAATGTTGACTACGGAGGAAAGTTGCACCAGTTACAGCAGCGGCAGTGGCGGGGAGAAGAACCAAGCCTTGGCCTGTGAGAATGGTCTACCGGGGGAGAATCCAAATATGTTTAGTGGAGTGAAAAGGAAAAGGCCACCAAGTGATATGGTCTCGGACGAGGATCGTTCAAATTCCGCTAGCAATCGTTCTATATCTGACCCCTCTTCACCAAACAAGTCACCAAATGGGAAAATCGTGAAGAGCAGTGATAGTATCCAGTCAAAAGCATCCTTAACAAATGGTTCTAAAGAACCAAAGCCTCAAATTCGAGTCCGTCCATTAGGCTTTGCTTCAGGCCCTTGTCTCCCCTTCTCTCCACAGAATTCTGCTGGCTGGCTAGAAGAATAG
- the LOC140805737 gene encoding protein ENHANCED DOWNY MILDEW 2-like isoform X2 has product MAPPDEEDKTVPCSVSDYEFVADEDSPISFAKLPLCWNKAESPSRNQKKFFLRGTTDRRIRNIYKQVIAWRFDISFEKPKISVFSKEGYWIELLKPRNSFAKYIRKILITVHSLHFMKWNPKRSWRALWDHLSNVLSMSTYQPSVDDLVDHFSLITETVKRDETLAKCEHLIAFLKEKPRKIKPSIKHSCITPKRASAGKDGIGKNDDDESGEDDVCSICDNGGRLLVCEGKCLRSFHPTVEDGADSSCPSLGYTEAEYEAIEKVEFYCKNCEIKQHQCFGCGNLGSSDELSGAEVFRCVNGACGYFYHPHCVAKLLHPGDEAAAEEHRKKIAGGKQFACPRHICHRCKELEVSAVRDLLFAICRRCPRSYHIKCLPRKIAFEEDVDVSKGIVQRAWEGLIPNNRILIYCLKHDIDLKTLTPVRNHIKFPVSEPVESSRGQIVDEELENSRNVELIVKMADNSLNLDPDKKKRILTVMKNASSSVTLEKLIENQIAPSALAQASPFDVDFTSGKEECSVEALHAALQKLEGGGSGDDAKAFCGTDILFQIVDKLHWYVQDGDMVVNFCCGSSDFSCFMKKKLNEVGKSCSYKNYDILQAKNDFNFERKDWMEVRPDELLEGSRLIMGLHPPFGTGGELDDKFINKALEFMPKLLILIAPRGKQRLDNEDFPYDLIWEDDKMFIGNSFYIPEPGDINGEQLEDLNVNAPILHLWSSPDWTQKHKAIARMHGHSSETRTDLDPKEKQDLAHIETLEQETMLTTEESCTSYSSGSGGEKNQALACENGLPGENPNMFSGVKRKRPPSDMVSDEDRSNSASNRSISDPSSPNKSPNGKIVKSSDSIQSKASLTNGSKEPKPQIRVRPLGFASGPCLPFSPQNSAGWLEE; this is encoded by the exons ATGGCACCTCCAGATGAAGAGGATAAAACAGTGCCATGCAGTGTGTCAGACTATGAATTTGTTGCTGACGAGGATTCTCCCATTTCATTTGCCAAGTTACCACTCTGCTGGAATAAAGCTGAGAGTCCCAGCAGAAaccaaaagaaattttttttacgtGGGACCACTGATCGTCGAATTCGAAACATCTATAAGCAGGTTATAGCTTGGAGATTTGATATTTCATTTGAGAAACCTAAGATCTCTGTGTTTTCTAAAGAAGGTTACTGGATCGAGCTTTTGAAACCTAGGAATTCCTTTGCGAAGTACATCAGGAAAATCTTGATCACTGTGCATAGCCTGCACTTTATGAAATGGAATCCAAAAAGATCTTGGAGGGCATTGTGGGATCATTTATCAAACGTGCTCAG CATGTCCACGTATCAGCCTTCCGTGGATGATCTGGTAGACCACTTCTCTTTGATTACAGAAACTGTGAAGAGGGACGAAACATTGGCAAAATGCGAG CATTTAATTGCATTTCTCAAGGAGAAGCCCCGGAAGATCAAACCTTCTATCAAG CATTCCTGCATTACTCCAAAGCGTGCTTCTGCGGGTAAAGATGGGATTGGTAAAAATGATGACGATGAGTCGGGGGAAGATGATGTTTGTTCAATTTGTGATAATGGTGGAAGACTGCTCGT TTGTGAAGGGAAGTGCCTTAGGTCATTCCATCCAACTGTGGAAGATGGTGCTGATTCTTCATGTCCATCTCTAGGTtacactgaggcagaatatgaA GCAATTGAAAAGGTTGAATTTTATTGTAAAAATTGCGAGATTAAGCAACATCAATGCTTCGGCTGTGGGAATTTGGGATCTTCTGATGAGTTATCTGGAGCTGAG GTCTTTCGTTGTGTCAACGGAGCTTGTGGTTACTTTTACCATCCACATTGTGTTGCAAAACTTCTTCATCCTGGAGATGAGGCTGCCGCAGAAGAGCACCGGAAAAAGATAGCTGGGGGCAAACAGTTTGCATGCCCTCGACACATATGTCACAGGTGCAAGGAATTAGAAGTAAGTGCAGTTCGTGATTTGCTGTTTGCCATTTGTCGTCGATGCCCTCGCTCATACCACATAAAATGTTTGCCAAG AAAGATTGCATTTGAAGAGGATGTGGATGTGAGCAAAGGTATTGTGCAAAGGGCTTGGGAGGGGCTTATTCCTAATAATCGAATACTAATTTACTGTTT AAAACATGATATAGACTTAAAAACATTGACACCGGTCAGAAACCACATAAAATTCCCAGTGTCTGAACCAGTGGAGTCTTCGAGGGGGCAAATTGTTGATGAGGAATTGGAGAATTCTCGAAATGTTGAGCTCATTGTGAAGATGGCAGACAATTCATTGAATCTCGATCCTGATAAAAAGAAAAG AATATTGACTGTGATGAAAAATGCCTCATCCTCAGTAACGCTTGAAAAATTAATAGAAAATCAAATAGCACCATCAGCACTTGCACAAGCTTCACCATTTGATGTGGACTTCACCTCGGGGAAGGAGGAGTGTTCTGTTGAG GCTTTACATGCTGCGCTGCAAAAATTGGAGGGAGGAGGCAGTGGTGATGATGCCAAAGCTTTTTGTGGGACTGATATTCTGTTTCAG ATAGTTGATAAGCTTCATTGGTATGTTCAAGACGGTGACATG GTTGTAAACTTTTGTTGCGGGTCAAGCGATTTCAGCTGTTTTATGAAGAAGAAGCTGAATGAAGTGGGAAAGAGCTGCTCATATAAAAACTATGACATTCTACAAGCTAAG AATGATTTCAACTTTGAAAGAAAGGATTGGATGGAAGTAAGACCGGATGAATTACTAGAAGGGTCACGGTTG ATCATGGGGTTGCATCCACCTTTTGGAACTGGTGGAGAACTTGATGATAAATTCATTAATAAAGCTCTCGAGTTTATGCCCAAACTTCTGATCCTTATTGCTCCTCGGGGGAAGCAGCG GTTAGATAATGAGGACTTTCCGTACGATTTGATTTGGGAGGATGATAAAATGTTTATTGGCAAT TCATTTTATATACCTGAACCTGGCGATATAAATGGAGAACAACTTGAAGATTTGAATGTGAATGCACCAATACTTCATCTTTGGAGTAGTCCGGATTGGACCCAAAAACACAAAGCTATTGCTAGAATGCACGGTCACTCGTCAGAAACTCGGACAGACCTAGATCCTAAGGAAAAGCAAGACTTGGCACATATTGAAACCCTGGAACAGGAGACAATGTTGACTACGGAGGAAAGTTGCACCAGTTACAGCAGCGGCAGTGGCGGGGAGAAGAACCAAGCCTTGGCCTGTGAGAATGGTCTACCGGGGGAGAATCCAAATATGTTTAGTGGAGTGAAAAGGAAAAGGCCACCAAGTGATATGGTCTCGGACGAGGATCGTTCAAATTCCGCTAGCAATCGTTCTATATCTGACCCCTCTTCACCAAACAAGTCACCAAATGGGAAAATCGTGAAGAGCAGTGATAGTATCCAGTCAAAAGCATCCTTAACAAATGGTTCTAAAGAACCAAAGCCTCAAATTCGAGTCCGTCCATTAGGCTTTGCTTCAGGCCCTTGTCTCCCCTTCTCTCCACAGAATTCTGCTGGCTGGCTAGAAGAATAG
- the LOC140804729 gene encoding uncharacterized protein isoform X2, producing MRYDYETCYDSITRRFISPIEPQQIDYDYQPGDAYFRRIIRDETSNLKNLFGGLSVDDQPREALAEIVKKTIQTCDLLYEMSFRTPEQQHHHARSSNRRRRLRDDDVADEPSFSTPDWRQSMSTQSPTTQSWSHSSHVDDPSHGTTTQLPVTLGWASTSHGEGTSHGDSVFRAPLHS from the exons AtgagatatgattatgaaacatGTTATGATTCTATAACTCGACGTTTCATATCTCCTATAGAGCCTCAACAAATCGATTACGATTATCAGCCCGGAGATGCATATTTCAGACGTATAATT agAGATGAGACATCAAATTTGAAGAATTTGTTTGGAGGACTCTCTGTTGATGATCAACCGCGTGAAGCATTAGctgaaattgttaaaaaaactaTCCAGACCTGTGATTTACTGTATGAAATGTCCTTTAGAACACCCGAGCAACAACATCATCATGCTAGGTCTTCAAACAGAAGGCGACGACTGAGAGATGATGATGTAGCCGATGAACCATCATTCTCGACCCCTGACTGGCGACAAAGCATGAGTACACAATCTCCGACGACTCAATCCTGGTCTCACAGCTCACATG TGGATGATCCTTCGCATGGTACGACTACACAGTTGCCCGTAACTCTTGGTTGGGCTTCCACTTCACATG GAGAGGGTACTTCGCATGGAGATTCTGTGTTTCGAGCTCCACTTCATTCCTAG
- the LOC140805261 gene encoding long-chain-alcohol O-fatty-acyltransferase-like, with the protein MGSMNFDPEIQSFIKVWLTATTSLIFCHQIPARIPGGAARLLSILPIIYLFTVLPTHLSYIHLAGPTIFYFVWLGNFKLLLFSFDQGPLSSTPPLSLLHFISIALLPIKTETSTKQDQSPTSYSNIKKWKKASIFAVKCLLLAAIVSIYKYRDFIHQDVILALYCCHVYLGVELVLAVTAAPVRAILGWELEPQFNEPYLATSLQDFWGRRWNLMVTGILRPTVYHPVRRVSARVLGNRWALPPAILATFVVSGLMHEVIYYYLSRASPTWEVTWFFVLHGFCVVVEVAAKKALAGRWRLHRMVSGPLTVGFVAVTGGWLFFPQVIRNGLDRKAIDEYSILLRLIRDRM; encoded by the coding sequence ATGGGGTCGATGAACTTTGATCCAGAGATTCAGAGCTTCATCAAGGTATGGCTAACAGCAACTACATCTCTCATCTTCTGCCACCAGATCCCTGCCAGAATCCCAGGCGGCGCCGCCCGCCTCCTCTCCATCCTACCGATAATCTATCTCTTCACCGTTCTCCCCACCCACCTGTCCTACATCCACCTCGCCGGACCCACCATTTTCTACTTTGTTTGGCTGGGTAACTTCAAGCTTCTCCTCTTCTCCTTCGATCAAGGACCTTTATCTTCAACCCCACCTCTTTCTCTCCTCCATTTCATCTCCATAGCCCTCTTACCAATCAAAACAGAAACCTCAACCAAACAGGACCAATCTCCGACATCATACTCAAATATCAAGAAATGGAAGAAAGCGTCGATCTTTGCCGTCAAATGCTTACTTTTGGCAGCTATCGTCAGCATATACAAGTACAGGGACTTCATCCACCAAGACGTGATATTGGCTCTTTACTGTTGCCACGTTTACCTCGGCGTTGAGTTAGTTCTCGCCGTTACCGCCGCGCCTGTTCGAGCCATTCTTGGATGGGAGCTCGAGCCGCAGTTCAACGAGCCTTATTTGGCCACATCACTTCAAGATTTCTGGGGCCGGAGGTGGAATCTCATGGTCACCGGTATTCTGCGGCCCACCGTGTACCATCCCGTCCGCCGTGTCTCTGCGCGCGTCTTGGGAAACAGGTGGGCACTACCGCCGGCGATATTGGCTACTTTTGTGGTGTCCGGTCTGATGCACGAGGTGATCTATTATTACTTGTCACGTGCCAGTCCCACATGGGAGGTGACGTGGTTCTTTGTCTTGCACGGGTTCTGTGTGGTTGTCGAGGTGGCGGCGAAGAAGGCTCTGGCCGGCAGATGGCGGCTGCACAGGATGGTTTCGGGGCCGCTGACGGTGGGGTTTGTGGCGGTGACGGGTGGTTGGTTGTTCTTCCCGCAGGTGATTAGGAACGGGTTGGACCGAAAAGCCATCGATGAATACTCAATTTTGTTACGTCTTATTAGGGACAGGATGTAA